One window of the Azospirillum sp. TSH58 genome contains the following:
- the ccoG gene encoding cytochrome c oxidase accessory protein CcoG, whose protein sequence is MSVSTTEPRTAPHPADPAHRSGLYAKHDKIYPKSVAGTFRRLKWLTLVLLLGLYYVTPWIRWDRGPNAPDQAVLVDMPGRRLYFFFIELWPQQVYYLTGALILGAIGLFLATALAGRVWCGYACPQTVWSDLFLWVERRIEGDRGDRIRLDNAPWSPAKLGRKATKHAAWLLIALLTGGAWVFYFNDAPTLALEMLRFEASSTVLLFIGLFTATTYLLAGHAREQVCIYMCPWPRFQAAMQDEESLTVTYEDWRGEGRGHLKRSLSWEERRVTGLGDCIDCGACVHVCPTGVDIRNGPQLACIGCGLCVDACNGVMAKIGRPGDLVRFDSLNAQIARANGATPSFKPVRPRTIIYTLLLTVVGGMMAAGLVLKPTVDVSILRDRAPLFVTLSNGDVQNAYTVKVLNMTRAAQTYRLSVAGLPGAVLSVAGGEGEAAEGAVLVQADPDSVATHRVLVRVPKEALRQPSTPAAFVVTRQPDGLTVQHETVFLAP, encoded by the coding sequence ATGAGCGTTTCCACCACCGAACCGCGAACCGCCCCCCACCCCGCGGATCCCGCGCACAGGAGCGGCCTCTACGCCAAGCACGACAAGATCTACCCGAAGTCGGTCGCCGGCACCTTCCGCCGGCTGAAATGGCTGACGCTGGTCCTTCTGCTGGGCCTCTACTACGTCACCCCCTGGATACGCTGGGACCGCGGCCCCAACGCGCCGGATCAGGCGGTGCTGGTGGATATGCCGGGCCGCCGCCTGTATTTCTTCTTCATCGAGCTGTGGCCGCAGCAGGTCTATTACCTGACCGGCGCGCTGATCCTGGGGGCCATCGGCCTGTTCCTGGCGACCGCGCTCGCCGGCCGCGTCTGGTGCGGCTACGCCTGCCCGCAGACGGTGTGGAGCGACCTGTTCCTGTGGGTGGAGCGCCGGATCGAGGGCGACCGCGGCGACCGCATCCGCCTCGACAACGCCCCCTGGTCGCCGGCCAAGCTGGGCAGGAAGGCAACCAAGCACGCCGCCTGGCTGCTGATCGCGCTGCTGACCGGCGGCGCCTGGGTCTTCTACTTCAACGACGCCCCGACCCTGGCGCTGGAGATGCTGCGGTTCGAGGCGTCCTCGACCGTGCTGCTGTTCATCGGGCTGTTCACCGCGACCACCTATCTGCTGGCCGGCCACGCGCGCGAGCAGGTGTGCATCTACATGTGCCCCTGGCCGCGCTTCCAGGCGGCGATGCAGGACGAGGAGAGCCTGACCGTCACCTACGAGGACTGGCGCGGCGAGGGCCGCGGCCACCTGAAGCGCTCGCTGAGCTGGGAGGAGCGCAGGGTGACGGGGCTGGGCGACTGCATCGATTGCGGGGCCTGCGTCCATGTCTGCCCGACCGGGGTGGACATCCGCAACGGCCCGCAGCTCGCCTGCATCGGTTGCGGCCTGTGCGTGGACGCCTGCAACGGCGTGATGGCGAAGATCGGGCGGCCCGGCGATCTGGTCCGCTTCGATTCCCTGAACGCCCAGATCGCGCGGGCCAACGGCGCTACGCCGTCGTTCAAGCCGGTCCGCCCGCGCACCATCATCTACACGCTGCTGCTGACCGTCGTCGGCGGGATGATGGCCGCCGGGCTGGTGCTGAAGCCGACGGTGGACGTGAGCATCCTGCGCGACCGCGCGCCGCTGTTCGTCACCCTGTCCAACGGCGACGTCCAGAACGCCTACACGGTCAAGGTCCTGAACATGACGCGGGCGGCCCAGACCTACCGCCTGTCCGTCGCCGGGCTTCCCGGCGCCGTCCTGTCGGTGGCCGGCGGCGAAGGCGAGGCGGCGGAAGGCGCCGTCCTGGTCCAGGCCGATCCCGACAGCGTGGCGACCCACCGCGTGCTGGTCCGCGTGCCGAAGGAGGCGCTGCGCCAGCCCTCGACCCCCGCGGCCTTCGTCGTCACCCGCCAGCCGGACGGGCTGACCGTCCAGCACGAGACGGTCTTTCTCGCGCCCTGA